The following DNA comes from Treponema sp. J25.
ATCATGCCCTACATCTCGATGTCGATCATCATGCAACTCTTTATTATTATCTTCCCGAGTCTTAAACGTATTTCGGAAGAAGAGGGGGGCAGAAAAAAGATCCAGTGGTATCAGCGACTGGGGACCATCGTGGTTTGTTTAATCCAGTCCTTTGCGGTTTCTCGCTGGGCTGATACGATGCCGAATGTAATTACCATGGGGCGTGTTTCTTTTACCCTCATTGCGATGATGACCGTCACAACGGGGACCATGTTCCTTATGTGGATCGGTGAGCAGATTACCCGTCGCGGTATCGGAAACGGAACTTCCCTTATCATCTTTGCAGGGATTGTGGCCCGATTGCCCCGGGCCGTGTGGGAACTGATCGAAAAGGTAAAGAGCCGGGAATTAAACCCCGTGTTTGTAATTGTTGTTTTTGTGATGTTTGTGGCGGTAGTGGCCCTGGTGGTTTTTGAACAACAGGGACAACGGAAAATCCCCGTGAACTATGCCAAGCGGGTTGTGGGCCGAAGAATGTATGGCGCCCAGAACACGTACATTCCCTTTAAGATTAATCCTTCGGGGGTTATTCCGGTTATTTTTGCCTCATCCCTCTTAACCTTCCCTCTTCAGATAGCCAGTGGAATCGGGGCGAATGTAAAGTGGCTGGCCGACTTTTCTCGATGGCTCAATCCTCATGGGGTGGCGTATAACATTTTGTATACCATTTTCATTATATTCTTTGCCTATTTTTATACCCAGGTAACGCTGAATCCTATTGAAATAGCAAAGAATATCCGGGAAAATGGTGGTTCTATCCCGGGAATTCGGACGGACAAAATCGAGGAATACCTGACGGCGATTCTTAATCGTATTATTCTCCCAGGTTCTTTGTATCTGGCGTTAATAGCGATACTCCCGACGATTATCCAGGCCCTTTTCAATTTCCCCGCTTCTATTTCGTACCTCATGGGGGGAACCTCCCTGCTGATTCTGGTGGGGGTTGATCTGGATACGATGAGTCAGGTTGATGCGTTGCTAAAAATGCACCATCACGAGGGAATTGCCCGGAAAGGGCATATTCGATCTCGGAATTTATAGGAGGTCTCTCAACCTCAGAGAGGTGAAGAGAGTACTTGGCGAAAGGTGAAAAATTCGCTTTAATATGCGAATCATGCATATGCTCCCCCCATCTACAGGGCATATGCAGAAGGATGAAACGAGAAAGGGAGATAGAGGATGAAAGTCCGAACCAGTGTCAAACCGATTTGTGATAAATGTAAGGTGATAAAGCGGAATGGTATCATCCGCATCATCTGTGAAAATCCCAAGCATAAACAGAAACAAGGGTAAGGAGGAAGGTAGTCATGGCACGTATTGCGGGGGTGGATCTCCCTAACAAACACGTAAATATCGCCCTTACCTATATTTATGGGATTGGTCGTTCCAGTGCGGATGCTATCTGTGAACGGGCAAAGATCGATCCAAATCGAAAAATGAACGATCTTAGCCAGGAAGAGGTGAATGAGCTTCGCCAGATCATCGAAAATGAATATAAGGTAGAAGGACGCCTACGAACTGAAGTGGCCCTCAATATCAAGCGGCTGATGGATATTGGATGCTACCGGGGTTTGCGTCATCGGAAAGGGCTTCCTGTTCGTGGCCAACGAACACGGACGAATGCTCGAACCCGTAAGGGTAAGCGAAAGACTGTCGCAGGAAAGAAGAAGTAGTCGGAGGATAGAGAATCGTGGCTGAGAGCAGAAAACGAAAAGAGAAGAAGACCGTATACGAAGGAAAGGTGTATATCCAGGCTACGTTTAATAACACGATTGTTACCATTACGGATTTAATGGGAAACACCATTGCATGGGCAAGTTCGGGAGGCCTTGGTTTCCGGGGTGCGAAAAAATCTACCCCCTTTGCGGCTCAGACCGTAACGGAAACTGCGGCTCAGAAGGCCATGCAGGCAGGGTTGCGAGAAGCCCATGTATATGTAAAGGGGCCGGGGATTGGTCGAGAGTCTGCTATTCGACAGTTGGGAGTTATGGGTATTAAGGTAAAATCCATCAGTGATATTACCCCAATACCTCATAATGGTTGTAGACCGAGAAAAGCACGACGCATCTAAGTAAAAGGTGGATAGGATATGGCTCGTTATATTGGACCAGTATGCCGACTCTGTCGGACAGAAGGAAAAAAGCTCTTTTTAAAGGGTGAACGGTGCAAGAGTGATAAGTGCGCCATCAATAAAAAACGCCCGGCCCCTGGAAAGGATCCAAAAGGGCGGGTAACCAAGCGTTCTGATTATGGGCTGCAGCTTCGGGAAAAGCAGAAGCTTAAGAGAATTTATGGAATGCAGGAGCGGCAGTTTAAACTCTTCTTTGAGCGGGCCCTCAGAATGCCGGGCATTACGGGTGATAACCTGTTTATGCTTCTGGAACGGCGCCTTGATAATGTGGTGTATCGTTTGCGCTTTGCGGTGAATCGCACCCAGGCGCGACAGCTCGTGTTGCATGGTCATGTACTGGTGAATGGCAAGTCCGTGAATATTCCCTCTTACCTTGTGAAGCCCAATGATGTCATTGAAATTCGGGAGAAGAGCAAGGGCTTAACGGTTATTAAAGAAGCCCTTAAAGAATATGGCAAATCCGGCGTCATGCCCTGGCTGAGCCTTGATCCTGATGCAATGAAGGGTACTTTCCTTGCTATTCCCAGGCGAAGCGATGTGACAGACCTGGCGGATATTAAAGAACAGATGATTGTCGAGTTATACTCGAAGTAAGGAGTTTAAATGGACCGTAAAAATCTGCTTAAAGGGTTTAAACGCCCTAAGGGGATTACCTTTGAGCATAGTGAGCTCGAGCCTAATTACGGTAAATTCATCGCTGCTCCTTTTGAGCCAGGTTTTGGCACCACCGTGGGTAATACTCTGAGAAGGATCCTGCTTTCTTCTATTCAGGGGTATGCCGTAACAGCGGTTAAGATTACTTCCTACGATAAAGAAGGGGTTCCTCATATTGTATCGAGTGAATATGAGATCATCCCGAATATCGTGGAAGATACCCTGGAGGTTATTAACAACCTCAAACAGATGCGGGTTAAGTTGCCCGATGATGTAGAACAGGACACGTTCTTATACGAATGGAAGGGGCAGACGGAAGTAAAAAGTGATGATTTTGCGCGGCCGGGACAGCTGGAAGTGCTGAGTAAGGGTCAGCATATCATGACCCTTATGGACGATGCACGGCTCGAAATGGAAATCCAGGTGGACCTTGGGCGGGGGTATGTCCCTTCGGAAGTAAATGAGAAGTATGTAGAAGTCATCGGGACTATTCCGATGGATGCTATTTTCTCGCCGATAAAAAAGGTGAAGTATGCAGTAGAGCCTACGCGGGTGGGGCAGCGCAGCGATTATGACAAGCTGATCATCGAAGTGTGGACCGATGGGACCATCCGACCCGATGATGCCCTCGCGGAGGCGGCAAAGATAGCAAAGGATCACTTCTCGGTCTTTATCAATTTTGATGAAAGCCGTATTGGTTCGGAGGAAGATCTCAGTGAAACCGATGAACGGATACGGCAGATTCTCAATACTCCAGTGGAAGAACTGGAATTGTCGGTTCGATCGTCGAACTGTCTTAAGAATGCCAATATACGAACGATTGGAGAGCTGACCCGAAAAACGGAAGAGGATATTGCAAAGACCCGAAATTTCGGTAAGAAATCTCTCCAGGAGATAAAAGAAAAATTGGCAGAATGGAACTTAAGTTTGGGCATGACCGATTATAGTGTCCTGAAGAACATAACCAAATTTGCACCTGTGAAGAAGGAAGAAGAAGATGAAGCATAAGATTGGCTTTAATCGCCTTGAACGAACCGCCGCTCATCGTAAGGCCCTTCTGCGGAGCATGGTGACCTCTCTGTTTAAATACGAGCGCATCACCACTACCAAAGCAAAGGCCCAGGAAGTCCGACGGGCTGCGGAAAAACTGATTACCCGGGCAAAGGAAGACACCTTACATAATCGGCGTATTGTGGCAAGTCGCCTCTTTAACGAGGATATGGTAACCAAATTGTTTACCAATATTGCGCCTCGTATGAAGGATCGGCCAGGGGGGTATACCCGTATTCTTAAACTGGGTCAACGACCGGGAGATGCCTCGGAGATGGTGATTCTGGAACTCGTTGATTATAAAGTTGAGGAAAAAGAGAAGGAGTCCCAGAAGAAAGAAAAAAAGGCTTCCAAAAAAGAGGAAGCTAAGGCGAAGGCGTAATAGGAGGAAGACCCATGTCTAAGGCGCACAGAGGAAAGGGTATCCGGGAGCTTCCAGCCCATGGACGAGGTACCTGCCCCGTTTGTAAAAGAGCGGCGGTAAAAATTCTCTACGAACAAGAAGTGAATGGGGAAAAAGTAAAGATCTGTAAGGTGTGTAAGGCTGCCCTGAAACATGGCAAAGCTGTGTAAGGGCTGACGGATCTTTTGTATAAAGAGGTTCCCAAACATAATAAAAAGGCTACCTAAGAAGGAGGTAGCCTTTTTTTATGCAAACGCCCTTATAAAATATCTTAAGGTACCCGCTGCCATGAGGCCGTTGGGGCTGATTCCTTTGTAAAAATCTTACATAAATATGCAGGTATTATGCATAAAATCTAGACAAAACGTATAAAAATAGAGTAAATTTCGCTCCAGGAGGAACACTATGAAAAAGAGAGTATTAGTGTTGAGTGGAGTACTGCTCGCCCTTTCCCTTGTCCTGGTAGGGTGTCAGGGTGGTGGTGGCGGTTCTATTAAGATTGGTGTTGCTGGCGCCCACAGTGGGGATCTTGCCTCATATGGTTTGCCGTCGGTGAATGCGGCGAAGCTGGTGGTAAAAGAAATTAACGAAAAGGGCGGGATCAATGGCCGGAAGGTAGAGCTTGTGGTGGAAGATGATCAATGTAAGCCAGAACTGGCTACTACCGCCGCCTCAAAATTGGTAAGCAATAAGGTGGTAGCTGTTATTGGGCATATCTGTTCTGGAGCCACTAAGTCGGCCCTCGGAATCTATAAGGATTCGAAGGTAATTACCATTTCTCCCTCTGCGACAAACCCTCCTCTTACCCAGAGTGGGGAGTATCCCAACTTCTTCCGTACCATTGCTCCGGATGATGCCCAGGCCCGGCTTGCGGTTACCTTTATTGCGGAGAAACTGGGCCTTAAAAAATTGGCGG
Coding sequences within:
- the rpmJ gene encoding 50S ribosomal protein L36, with translation MKVRTSVKPICDKCKVIKRNGIIRIICENPKHKQKQG
- the rpsM gene encoding 30S ribosomal protein S13: MARIAGVDLPNKHVNIALTYIYGIGRSSADAICERAKIDPNRKMNDLSQEEVNELRQIIENEYKVEGRLRTEVALNIKRLMDIGCYRGLRHRKGLPVRGQRTRTNARTRKGKRKTVAGKKK
- the secY gene encoding preprotein translocase subunit SecY, which gives rise to MAANPLVSIFRVKELRERLLFTMLMLVVFRLGAVLPIPGINVNALKAYFLSQQGTGNAIVDYLDFFAGGAFTNFSIFMLGIMPYISMSIIMQLFIIIFPSLKRISEEEGGRKKIQWYQRLGTIVVCLIQSFAVSRWADTMPNVITMGRVSFTLIAMMTVTTGTMFLMWIGEQITRRGIGNGTSLIIFAGIVARLPRAVWELIEKVKSRELNPVFVIVVFVMFVAVVALVVFEQQGQRKIPVNYAKRVVGRRMYGAQNTYIPFKINPSGVIPVIFASSLLTFPLQIASGIGANVKWLADFSRWLNPHGVAYNILYTIFIIFFAYFYTQVTLNPIEIAKNIRENGGSIPGIRTDKIEEYLTAILNRIILPGSLYLALIAILPTIIQALFNFPASISYLMGGTSLLILVGVDLDTMSQVDALLKMHHHEGIARKGHIRSRNL
- a CDS encoding DNA-directed RNA polymerase subunit alpha produces the protein MDRKNLLKGFKRPKGITFEHSELEPNYGKFIAAPFEPGFGTTVGNTLRRILLSSIQGYAVTAVKITSYDKEGVPHIVSSEYEIIPNIVEDTLEVINNLKQMRVKLPDDVEQDTFLYEWKGQTEVKSDDFARPGQLEVLSKGQHIMTLMDDARLEMEIQVDLGRGYVPSEVNEKYVEVIGTIPMDAIFSPIKKVKYAVEPTRVGQRSDYDKLIIEVWTDGTIRPDDALAEAAKIAKDHFSVFINFDESRIGSEEDLSETDERIRQILNTPVEELELSVRSSNCLKNANIRTIGELTRKTEEDIAKTRNFGKKSLQEIKEKLAEWNLSLGMTDYSVLKNITKFAPVKKEEEDEA
- the rplQ gene encoding 50S ribosomal protein L17, producing MKHKIGFNRLERTAAHRKALLRSMVTSLFKYERITTTKAKAQEVRRAAEKLITRAKEDTLHNRRIVASRLFNEDMVTKLFTNIAPRMKDRPGGYTRILKLGQRPGDASEMVILELVDYKVEEKEKESQKKEKKASKKEEAKAKA
- the rpsD gene encoding 30S ribosomal protein S4, with amino-acid sequence MARYIGPVCRLCRTEGKKLFLKGERCKSDKCAINKKRPAPGKDPKGRVTKRSDYGLQLREKQKLKRIYGMQERQFKLFFERALRMPGITGDNLFMLLERRLDNVVYRLRFAVNRTQARQLVLHGHVLVNGKSVNIPSYLVKPNDVIEIREKSKGLTVIKEALKEYGKSGVMPWLSLDPDAMKGTFLAIPRRSDVTDLADIKEQMIVELYSK
- the rpsK gene encoding 30S ribosomal protein S11: MAESRKRKEKKTVYEGKVYIQATFNNTIVTITDLMGNTIAWASSGGLGFRGAKKSTPFAAQTVTETAAQKAMQAGLREAHVYVKGPGIGRESAIRQLGVMGIKVKSISDITPIPHNGCRPRKARRI